The Punica granatum isolate Tunisia-2019 chromosome 4, ASM765513v2, whole genome shotgun sequence sequence TGAGGTCTAGAGGTAATTGTAAGCATCAAATTGTATGAATCAAGTTCGATGGAAAAACTACGCTCAAGCTAATTACCTTGTGCCAGTATTACTAGGACGATGTGAATGAAATTGCTAGAGAATTGCTAGGCAAGTCTGATCTCATGTTGAGAACTACAGCAATGTGAACATCGTTGCTTCTTTCGTTAGCTCATGAATTAGAAGCTACATAGGTTTGCTTCTTTGTTAGCTAATAAACTAGGGGGGAGAAAGAAAATGGGCTTATTCGATAAAAATGACAAGTTACGGgtgtttttttaataaatcaaCTGTCAAATTTAACGGTTGTTAACGGTCGTGACGATTTTGGAACAAAAATCAAATCTTATGCAATTTGAGGAATTCTGAAAACACGTTATAAATCTGGAGATTTCTGAAAGTCACCTTTTCATGTAATTTActcaaaataaaatgaaacgatattaacatttttttatttcatttcaacgatttcattatttaatttcagttATAAAACTTGAGATGATAATTCAATTGTGCtgatcatttttcttcaatttgacGAAATGAATATTCCTTAAAATTCATTCCATCAGTTTAACAAATTTAAACAACGTATTActgaaaattttggaaaaaaattggaaaaaaaaatgacgaaGATGAATAGGCATATTTTATTACGCGTGGGATAGGGTGATTCGACACATCTTTCCTTCAAATAAGGTCTCAGATTCGAAAAAAAAGCCACGATTGTGAGATATTTGTGCCATTATGCATGGGCCAAGCTTGCTCGAACTTGGATTAGTCGGGTTCATTTGGCTTTCACACACCATATGGTGCGGACGATAATACTTTAAATATGATTATATTAAACTTATTAGattccatttcatttcatttcccTGTACCATTGAAAGCTTTTTCTTTCGTCATCAGCAATAATAAGCTAATAGGAAACAATGACCGCGCTTCGTAGCTGGTCAAAAAATTACCTCAAATGATTTGTTAGATAGAAGTGATATTAATATAGGTAAAGAAACCTCTATATTCCCAGTAATGTCCCCAGGAGTTATGTCATATCCAGAAGTCGACGTCATACCAAACTCCGTAACCGACTAAGAGAATGGCATGATGTCCATGATCTCTAACCGATATCTTGCAGTTGTACAAGCTAAACTATAAGTTGGAAGAAATTCTTAGTGATTTAatcttaaatataataataaaaagaaataaaatataaaaatttctaaaatattattacCGGTGAATAGAAATGAAAAGAATGATCTATAATGATCGTCGTGACAGCGGGCTGCTGACGAACAACAGCCATCAACGACTCCCCACCGTCATGCTCAGTCCAAGTAGACCAGCCATGTATATGGTACCTGCCGACATGttgtaattacaaaattaacaaaaCTAAATGAAAGACATCATTTAAATCTATTTGGGaacattattatttaaaaaaaatgtaaatttgtaattatttttaaattaccTGGCTATGATCAATATTTTCTTATGTATATCCATACGATTATGATGAGACGTTCAGTATctcaacatttttttctcaatttatatGCACTATCTTACAAACTAGCTTATGCTCAAGCTCGTTTAACAaacttaatttaaataaaaagacaTACCCTAATATATACGTCAAACAGCCATTGTGGGTCACGATATCCCTCAAACGGGTAAACAGCGGCCAGATGAATCCCATAAGCAGTAGCATACTGGAACACCTATTCCGGATAGTATCTGCCTCTACCTTGATCAATTGGGTAGTACTCGGGCAGAGCATCGAATACTTCTAGCTAGGACAATAACTCTATCTGATGATCGTGCAATCAATGTAAACTCTTGATGGCACTGCTAGAAGCAAAAATCCCACAAGTATCCATAAcgagaaaaattttcattcaataAATTCGAACGATCttataacaacaacaataatactataatattatataatataatgctGGCGACCAcatgaataagaaaaatagCATTTTGGAAGAAAATATGCATTGATATGTTAGAGCAACATAGTTTTGATTCAAAAGGCTTTTTAGTGTTAATACTGATAATGAACTTCTTTTGTATAGAGAATCTAAATAAGAActtttgagagaaaaatagcaTGATGAAATGATATATTAGATAGTTGTGGTTGAAACATAAGTGAAAATAAGACAAAGGTCTAAGTTCATGGCATTCTGTGCATGCTTTTCATTTTAGGTAGACTAGAAAACAATGTCTGCGCTTCCCGCGGGTCAAAAAATTACCTCAAATGATTTATTAGAGAGAAGTGGTATTAATAAAGGTAAAGAGACCTCTATTACCCCAATAATGTCCCTAAGAGTTCTCTCTTATCCAAATGTCAACGTCATGCCAAATCCCGTAACAAACTAAGAGAATGGCATGACATCCATGATCTCCAACTTATCCTACGGTTGCACATGCTAATCTGCAAGTTGGAAGAGATTTATGGTGATTTAGTctcaaatataataattaaaagaaatataatataaaaaatcctAAACTATTATTACCGgtgaataaaaatgaaaagaatgaTCTATAATGATCATCGTGACAATGGGTTGCTGACAAGCAGCAGCCATCAATGCCTCCTCACTGTCATCCTCGGTCCAAGTAGAACAACCATGTATATGATACATGCCGACATGTTGCAATTACGagaaaattaacaaaattaaatgaaagacATATTTAAATCTGTTTGGGAATACTATTActtaaagaaaaatgtaaagtTGTAAtcgatttgaaaaaaaatggaaaattgaaaaagataaaaaaaaagggcccCGTTCGCCCCTAGGTCACATAATATGACCTGCAATCATATCTTGTATAATCTAAATAAAAGTTAGGGAAGAAGTTTTTGGAAATAAGTTGTCTGACTATAGTGACTGGATCATTTGGCCAACGGGTCGAGTGGATTATCTAATACTCCATTCGGGTCGGATTCGAAAACATTGAAGAAAGggagaaattaaaaaagggaaattaaaaaattttaataaaaaaataaatgtgaaaGTAAATGGCCCgactataacaatcaaattaTTTGGCCTAATGAATCGATCGGATTACCTGGTACTTTATCCAGATCGAATTTAATTCGAAAACActaaataaaagggaaaaagaagaagaagaaagaaactaaaaaaaaggggagaaAATAAGTGGTGAGTGGGGAAAATGTCCCCCCTTACGAACGCATTACCTGATACTTTATGTAGATTGAATTCTATTCGAATACACTAAATAAAGGGAAATAAACGAAGAAAGAAActcataaaagaaaaggaaaataagtgGCGAGTGGAGAAAATGTCTCCACTATGGGACCTGGTTTAATATCTTGTACAATACTTGTATACCTTCGAAACAAAAACATATTTTCATTATTGCATACCATATCAAATTAAAGAATTCAAAAACATTTATGTTGTTTTTAGAGGAGTTTTAATAATTAActcttaataaaaaaaaaagatgtataCGGTTGAATTGCGTAAAATGTTTTCAGTTGCCGGATCTTAAACCCCGGTCTCTTGGCTGAGCGCCGAGTAGCCTAACCAACTAGACTACAATGGATTTAGTACAGGACCTGCACTAAAACATTAATGACGTTTTCCATGTTTGACAAATGCGAAAATCACACCAAATACAATTATGATTCTCTCCCTTcaattgaaattcaatgagGACTGCACTACAACTATCTATCCCGTTAATATAGAATGTCATGTTGAAATTCACTTAGTAGCAAACCCTATATATTAAGCGACTGGGTCTAATGTGGGTATGAACCGTAAatccaatttttcttttcattccaCAATTCAAAAGATTGTCATCAACACATGAACATCGagttttcattttaaaaagaagaattaGTCAATTGGACTTGTCGGATTATATAAGCATGTGTAATTATTAATCATCCTTCTGTGGACTTTATGGGAGAGACACGAATCATAAGATTTTATGCCATACGGGGAGATGAACTCTCCCATTTGATGGTATTGTAATGTATGAAAACTAGAAAATTATTGAGAACTTATGGGTCAAATCTCCTTTGAGGCTTGAAGTCAGTCAGGGATGGAACCAACAATTTTCTTAGGTGGGGCAATATGTATATCATCCTTAGAAGTAAAATACCCGGAAAATACTAGCTTAATTTTTAATCCGCAACctgtacctttttttttcttttcattttaaacCTTTTTTTCTAGTAGAATTTTGTCTCAACCTTTTTCATTTGGTTCGCTCTTGGGCCtctgatatttttaaaattgaaaaatacttatgtgaaaattcttttgtttgaataaaaattgaaaacctTGAAGGTTGAAAGTGGGAGGGAGAAGGGAGGGGCGGTCGAGGCCTTACCTACACCCACCACCGCCCTAGCAAATTAAGATCCCTCGATTAAGAGAGGAACTAGCCCCCTGTCCTCTTACGAGGTTATCAGCGACCACAGAGGTTGTCAACAACCTTGTTGGGCAGTAATAGCTACCGATGAGACTCTCACCTTCCTTTCCTTCTCCCTAGCTCCACATCTGgcattcaattttatttatttttaatatgaatataaattttattctttatttattttttataccCATCAAAATACCATGTcaacatttttaattaatttcgattaaaaaatatcaaagGACCGAAAGTGAACCAAATGCAAAAATTGGAGGATGACGAGATTCAATCCGCAAAAAAGGTTTAAGATGAAAAGCAAGCGAAGAGAAAAGTTGAGGAGCAAAActagcctttttttttccttaaggGTTGTTTGGTTCGTGATATTGTGGTCGGGAATCTCGGATTTCCGTCCATAATCCGTGAACTTTCCCGCATTTGGCAAGAAAGAAGAGCACGGGAATCTCACTTCGGGCTTTCCCGGGCTTCCAAATTTTCCCTGTCAGTCTTTCCCCCATGACATAGGTGGTATTGTTGCTGGGGAAAACTTTCCCACCAACAATATGTTGGAGTTATTGCTCTTGCCCCATGCAAGAGCGccaacttcattttttttttcaatatatatatatatatatgcactttaaaatttttttataataaagaatatgttttaaattcattttactatttataattattaaaaatgcaattatttttagaatgcaattattaaaatgaaatattattaattttttcagggtataataaaagaatttctgtgcgtatttataaattttatttctaattatttactaatatattgtattattaaaGTGAGGACATTATCTAAAATGACATATTTTTCCCATCAATCCATTTCTTTACCAAACACCATAATATTACATTACCGTATACTTTCCCAGTAATACAATGTACTTACCAAATACAGTAATGTAATATTCCCAGAAATCTGATATTTTCGAGCTTACATTCCTAGCAATTTAACAATTCCAATAATCTAACAATCCACGAACTAAATCACATCTTAAAAATTACCTACTCTTCTACCTCTCTCTTTcccttcctcttctctctctccactAGACCCAACCGTGGCTGTGGTCTATTATTTTTTACGAAAGATCCCATGAGATAATTGAAATAAAGAGAACAGTAAAATAAATAGGCTTGTAACGAatgaattttatataaatttattttcatattagaCGCGTAGTCCAGGCGGATCACAGTGTAGTAATCTATAATGGTTATAAGAAAATCCCCCGGGGCGGGGGGTTGGGGGTGGTGTGGAGGGACATTTGACCTTGAACACACAGACGACTCCAATCCTACTCGAAGTGGCCAATATGGACGATTGGTCTTCGATggcctttcttcttttccttttgttatTCCAGGATCTACCAAAATTTCCTGATCACTTGGTCTCGATCTCTCTCTCGAATAAATTCTTAGGTATATAACTGAACGCAAAGTGTACACAAATACCACGTATTTTCAGCTCGAAGTTGCTCGACTCTGTGAAAGTATATATGAGGCGTGAGAGGGTTATGGATGAAAACGATGCAGTGTAGTGCCGAAGCCCTTGAGACTAGTAGGTGATGGACAAAGCCTGCTTATTTTGTACAAAGTACGTACCAGTTCTTGCTTATAATTTTCGGTTGTGTTCTTGACTTAGGGGAATAACATTAAATTTAGTGTCACAGGCCCTAAACGAAATTTGGTTCacaaaatccaagaaaaaaaaatcccaaatttttttgttttctttccttGGTTGGGATGAAATATAATTGCTTTTTAAGTGACTCAACAGTAAATTGAACTTTTAGTATGTAGATTTTACCTGCAGTACAGGAATTCAAAACACATTAAGAGGGGACCAGAGCTAAACTGATGCCTAGTTATTATTCTCAGTCAACAGAATGAGAAGGTCGTTGTTTCACTGAAGAattacttttacttttttttttaattgtccCTTTGAGTGCATCAATCTGTTATGGAGTCGATCAATATGGTATTTGCTTAGTCTTTATCAGCTAGTGGTCACATGTGTGTTGATTATGAAAGGTATACAACAAGATAATAAGAAGATGATAGAGTTttggattattatttttttgacgACCGAGGATTATGTGATATAACCGATTCGTATCAACATTGACAACATACGGGCAATGGTTGGTATGTGCATGAAATTCTTGCATAATTCTTCTTGTCTTTTCCTTCTCAATCCTGTGTAATAGCTCTCGCTAAGTACCCATAGACGTGCGTACGGACTTTATAATCTCTTGATCTCGTAATTATCGTGCTCGTGTAGGGCAAGAAAAGGTGAACTTTAAAATAAACAgagaagagggaaaagaagaaaaggcaaTGCATAAAAGAAACATGTAGGAAATTCACGTACGGACGTGACCCCACGGCAATAATATGTGCCTTTTACTTTCACCAGCTATCAGTATTAACTTAAAAGGGGATCGATGAATATATCTACACATATCATGTCATATGCGATTTGTACGTGAAAGTTTCAGTGAACCACACGAATTTTTTTGCTTTGGATTAGTCGGTGTCTCTCAAAAATCAGACATTAAGTCCCACTCCCATCGGAATTTTTAATGCTAGCTGTTAATTATTGTACAGGGCATGCAGATTATTTCATCTTCATCGACAAGATTTGGCCCCGATGAATTCTGCAGAGTCTGCTCAACTGACGACAGAATTGGTCCGATTCGTTTCTCTTTTTGATCTGCATCTTCTACTATTTCATATGATTTTCCCTGAACACAAGAACGACAGTAGTTGAAAGAAGCCGCGATGAGTTTCTTTTGGGGCAATTAAAATTGTAGTACGTATTTGATTTCAACGTCCTGATATTGAATCAAACATGAACGAAAGCCTCTTCCTTCTTAGGCTTTCAGCTTACTTCTAGCCCAAGATGAGAGACACCCCTTTCCCCCTATTTATTATGTAccaaaacaattaattatgaTGGCCTCCTCTTTGCAGGCGCCTTTGTAACTATCGTCATTTGTCAGCTCGGATCCGGATTTGCGGTGAAATAAGCGAGCGCCCCGACCAATGGAGCATTGATGTAGGTGGTTGGCTCGGACTTCCTGAAATCGACCCGGTTGTCGTCGTATGCATCGTCCTCCCCGGGCCCACCAACCACTGCCCCGACCAGGACGTTCGGGTTTGGGCCCGAGGAGTTGAAGTAGACAGAACCCTCCTTGCAGGCGATGAACTGGGGGTGGTCCCTGATGGATGGCAGGGACGATCCTCGGTGGTGGATCCGCTGCGGGTAGTAGTTCCCGTACCCGACCATGTAGGACATGCCCTTGGGGTTGTCCCCGAGGATGTAGTCTACCTGGCGCTTGGCCTGCCGGCGAAGGGAGGCTGGCCCCACCGAGATGCCGCCGCAGTTGACGGAGGACTGTGGGACACGGGAGAGGTAGTCTGCGTAGACAAGGAGGAGGAAGGCGATGGTGGTGGCGTGCTGGAGGTTGCTGCCACCGGGCTTGTAGATGAGGCCGCCCGGACTGTACTCTATGTGGGAGGAGGTCGATTCTGGGATAAGGGTGCACATGAAGCTGTCTGCAGAGGCCTTGTAGGACTGCAGATCGTACATGTTTCCTTCCAGGAATTCCTGAAACGTTTAATTAAAGCAATTCGATAGCAAAAGGAATTAGTGATCTAGCCTCTTCTGTGGTACTGTTTAACATTATGATGATCTGACTGAAAGAGTGAACCGACCTTGGATACGAGGACATTGAGACCGGCGTGCTTGTTATCCCAGCCAAACTCATTAATGTTGTCATCGGCGCCTAAAGTTTTCCGGTTGCTCTGTATGTAATTCAGGTAAGTATCTCCCTGGGTTGCTCTCCTAAGCCATGCTGCTCCCCAAAGTAGCTCATCCTATCGCAACCCCCAAGCAGAAGATTAACGAAACACGCCGACAAATCAGTAATTCCCGAAAGCGTAAACGGGGTTATGGTCAGTTTTGCATTCCAAACAACAGAATTGACTTGATGAGTAATCCAACAATCGGGGAGGGTGCCAATACGATATCTTGGATATACAGTAGAATTTCCCGTACCTTAGAGGACTGTATTGTACACGAGTATATTATCCCATGAAATAGGTCCTGTcggtttgtttatttattcaaCTGTACGCAGCGTGCGAATCTATCTTTGCCAAATGAAACCTTATCTgttttgctttttttcttttttgatgaataCGTTATCTGTTTTGCTGAGAATGCTTGAAGACAAAACTGCCTCCCAATCACCACCAACGTCAGTCACAAATCACGAGGATTTAGTCAAATTAATTACTACCAAACCCCacttaaatcaatttttttaaaaaatatatatataatgttaatATTTGATTGTATTATTATGTATCTTCAACTTGCGAGGGTGATTAAGTATAACATACAGAGATCAGATTACCTGGTACCCGTCAAAATCGCAGTAGAACGGGCAAGCCCCGCCTCTGATGTTCTCGTTATCGCTGTAAGCCCCCCTGTAAGTATCTGCAAACTCAAACGCCTTGATGGCATTTCTCAGGAGAGTTTCGGAGTATCCCGGATCCGATGATTGGAAGGCCATGGACGAGGCAGCCAGGGCTGCAGCGGTTTCTCCGGCGACATCAGAGGCGGGATTCGGCGCATCAACCGCGTAGACTGTCCTTGCTGTGTCCATATCCTCTGGTCTCTCCCAGCAGTTGTGGTCTACGTTCGGATCACCCACCTGATCCAAAAAGTAGGCACCAAATTAACCACTCAGCAAGAAATTTTACCAAACCTCTACTTAACCCACAAGATTCAGTCGAAACAAACAAACAGGTCAAATTAGCCCGATGATTGGTTCAATATAGCTTTTGTTAAGTTCTTTCTATCCATGAGAATCGAATccaaaattttttcatttaaaataaaaagagtatGCTATTACATTACAGTCTCTTTTCTTCGTCGACATTGAGATTTGGATGACATGGAACAGTAAATTAGAACGTGACATTCTCTTTTGTGGAACCGATAGATGACAAGGATGGAAATGGGCACCGGGGGAACATAAAATAAGAAGAGGACAATTTCTTATAGATCGTGACCGTGCAGGTCACGGGGCTTGAGGGAGAAAGGTAGTCCAATTGTTTAAAAAGGAATCAAATGGGCAAGAAACAATGCAATTTGTTCATCTTCGTATTGTCCCATAATGTCTTTCATGCGCCGCCGTCAATGCATGTACATTCATGCTAGACAGTTGCATAACTGTGCAGTGTACAGTCGTCGGTTCGATTCCATGATATATCATTGGTTACTTTACTAACTTGACGAATTTAAGGACTGCCCATCAACAGGAAaccataaattattaataatcttTTTCACGTGAAATAATGTAAACTCTCTCATTGATAATCAGTTCAAGAACCAGTCAAGAGACACAATTTACGCTTGCATAGATGTTCATGCAAATTTAAGATCCCAACCAGAAAATAAAGGTACAGTAATTAATGATCAACTTGCAATTAGAAAAAGGATTAATGAAGACATAACCAAACAGCTCTTTTAAGATTGCAATAGTCAGTAAACAAGACAAACACAGGAACCCAGGAAGAGATTGGGAAATGGGAAGGGAAGCGCCCGAAATCCCAGTTGAGTAAAATTTGAGAAAGTATTTTATTAGAGGGCAGTTCTTGCTTGGACCCATTTCAGGGAGAAAAAGACTGgtgaggggggggggggggggcgtcATATGAGTCCTCTCGCTCAGTGACTTTTCAGTTATAAGAGAGATCAAAGTGCTGCTAATTGTGGAATTGGAGGAACAAAGAGTTGTTTCAAGAGGAGCTTCATCGGTCATTTGACGAGGCATCTCGTATTGTGGATATTTTTCCAAGTTTTACTTTGACAAGAAGCAGTGAGATCCGAGCTGATCCGAGCAGCTTGAAGACATGGCAGTTTGTTAGCTGGACGCGGCCTCCTGTAAGCTGGTTCAAACTAAACTCGGATGATTGTGGCAATTGGGTTGGTGGGTTCATGCATAATATGGGATATGCTTCATCGATGTCGGCTGAACTTTGGGGAGTCCATTTGGGTTTCAATCTTGCTTGGACTATGGGATGCAAGCGCTTTATCCTTGAAGTGGATTCTTTGCTGGTTTGTAATTGACTTCTTAGGGTTGCATTCCCTAGTCCATGATATTAACTATTAAGGGGCTACTCTCAAGGGATTGGGATATCCAAATTCATAATGTGTTTCGAGAGGGAAACAATTGTACGGATTGGCTTGCTCGACGTTCTATCCTTCGGCctcttgattttcattttctttattttgctCCTAATGATCTTGGTTCTGCACTGTTAGGGGATCTTGTAGAGATTGCTACACCTAGTCTTTGTATTGTTTAGagtttgtttggtttttaaatTTACTCcatttaactccacttatctcaattcaataatataattattacttttctttttttcttcaatttttttaactattcaattcaattttaatattaaattctctaaactattcattattttttcacacttcttctcataattcaataacacaattattata is a genomic window containing:
- the LOC116206164 gene encoding endoglucanase 24-like, which encodes MKPIPSILFPLLLLILGAAAPSSASHDYAEALSKAILFFEGQRSGFLPGDQRLTWRANSALSDGWTYNTDLTGGYYDAGDNVKFNFPMAFTTTLLAWSVIEFGDRMPPAEQRNALVAIRWATDYLLKTVSQPNRIFVQVGDPNVDHNCWERPEDMDTARTVYAVDAPNPASDVAGETAAALAASSMAFQSSDPGYSETLLRNAIKAFEFADTYRGAYSDNENIRGGACPFYCDFDGYQDELLWGAAWLRRATQGDTYLNYIQSNRKTLGADDNINEFGWDNKHAGLNVLVSKEFLEGNMYDLQSYKASADSFMCTLIPESTSSHIEYSPGGLIYKPGGSNLQHATTIAFLLLVYADYLSRVPQSSVNCGGISVGPASLRRQAKRQVDYILGDNPKGMSYMVGYGNYYPQRIHHRGSSLPSIRDHPQFIACKEGSVYFNSSGPNPNVLVGAVVGGPGEDDAYDDNRVDFRKSEPTTYINAPLVGALAYFTANPDPS